The sequence CCCATGAATTGGCTCGCCCGTATCTGTGGCGGTTTTGGCGCCACGTGCCCCGCCAGAACCGCATCGCCCTCTTCGACCGAAGCTGGTATGGCCGGGTCTTAGTCGAGCGAGTGGAGAAACTCACTCCGCCCGGGCTGTGGCGCCGCGCCTATGCCGAGATCAATGATTTCGAGCGCCAGCTCACCGACAACGGCGCCATCCTGATCAAGTTCTGGATGGCCATCACCGAAGATGTGCAGCTCGCGCGATTCAAAGAACGCGAGAAAACACCTTTCAAGCGCTACAAGATTACGCCCGACGATTGGCGCAACCGAAAAAAATGGCAGGAGTATGCGCAAGCCACCAACGAGATGCTGGCGCGCACAGATCTGCCGCACGCCCCTTGGTACGCTATTCCCGCCAATGACAAACGTTATGCGCGCCTGCAAGTGTTGCGTCACATCGTCGAGACGCTCGAGCAGCACGTCTAGCTGTGAACTGTCAATAGGTTGTATTCGTCCAGGTTGAGTCTGGAGATGGGTACAGCGCGCCCGATGCCTTGGTGGGGTCGATGCCAGTTGTAGTGGTGTAGCCAGGATTTCATGGCATCGGCTCGGTGTTGGGAGTTCTGGTAGGTGTGAGCGTAAGCCCACTCACGCAAGGCCGACTGGATGAAGCGTTCGGCCTTGCCATTGGTCTGTGGGCGGTAAGGTCGGGTAAAGCGGTGCTTGATGCCCAGCTCATGGCACAGCGCGGCGAAGGCGCGGCTGCGAAAGGCCGAGCCATTGTCGGTGAGCAAGCGCTGGATGGTCACGCCCAGGCGCTGGTAGTAGGCCACTGCGTCCTTGAGGAACTGGACGGCGCTGGGGAAGCGCTCGTCGGGGTGGATGTCGGTGAAGGCCACGCGGGCGTGGTCATCGATGGCCACGAAGACGAAGTCCCAGCCGGCCCCCTCAACGGTATCGCGTCGGTTGCCCGTGACCCGGTGGCCAGGGCGCTGGATACGTCCCAGCTTCTTGATGTCGATGTGCAGCAGATCGCCGGGGGCCTGATGCTCGTAGCGCACCACCGGCTCGGCCGGCTCCAGGTCGGCCAGGTGCGACAGACCGGCGCGGGCCAGGACGCGGCTGACGGTGCTGGCTGACACGCCCAGCGCCTGGGCGATGCGCGCTTGGGTCAGCCGCTTGCGGCGCAGCTCCACGATAGCCAGCGCCTTGGCCGGCGCAATCGCTCGGGGCGAGACCGTCGGGCGCGAGGACGCATCGGCCAAGCCCGCCTGGCCCTGAGCCAGAAAGCGGCCCAGCCATTTGCGCACAGTCGGCGCGGTGACCCCATAGGCGCGGGCCGCTTCAGGCACACAAACTTGATGGGCGATCAATTGCTGGACCATTTCGAGGCGACGTAGGAAGGTCAATCGGGCATGCTTATGGGTGTTCATCCGGCCGGGCTCCTTGAGTGAACTGGGGGGTTGGCGATTTCCAGTTTCTCAAATCCGGTTCGGATGAACCATGCATACAACCTATTGAATCTTCACATCTAGCCTTCTTTACGGCCCCTCATTGAAAGAGATACCCCATGACCGCTCTTGATATCCGTCCCGTCTCCGAAGCCGATTTCGACGTCTGGCTGCCATTGTGGAAGGGCTACCAGGCCTTCTATAACGTGACCATCGACGACGCGGTGACCCGCCTGACCTGGGAACGCTTTCTGGACGCCGGCCAGCCCATGCACGCCGCACTCGCCTACCTGCAAGGTCGAGCCGTCGGCATGGTGCACTGGATTTACCATCGCTCCACGTGGACGGCAGGCGACTATGTCTATCTGCAGGATCTTTTCGTGGCGCAAGACGTGCGCGGCACGGGCGCCGGACGCGCACTGATCGAACATGTCTATCGTGATGCCGAGGCGCACAACGCCGCGCGCGTCTATTGGCTCACGCATGAAACCAATCACACCGCCATACAGCTCTACGACCGCATCGCGGACCGTCCCGGTTTCATTCAGTATCGCAAGGTGATGGCTTGAGCGCGCGCGACCCCCAATGTCCGTTATGCCAGAGCACTGGCGGCGAACTGCTCTGGCAAGGCCAGCACCTGCGTATCATCGACGCGCAGGAGGCAGACTATCCCGGCTTTACCCGCGTCGTCTGGAACGCCCATCTGCCTGAAATGACCAGCCTGTCCACGCATGGCCGCGATCTGATCATGCGCGCTGTCTACGCCATCGAGCAGGCACAGCGCGACACGCTGCACCCGGACAAGGTCAATCTCGCCGCGCTGGGCAACATGGTGCCCCACCTGCATTGGCACGTCATCCCGCGCTGGCACGAGGACCGACACTTTCCCAGCCCCATATGGGCGCCGCCGCGGTTCGCCGCCGGCCAGGAGCCCGCCGAGTTTTTCACTCGGCAACAGGACTTGCAGGCGCGCTTACATCGTTACCGGGACCGCGTAACCGAAGTCATGAACGCCTTGCTCTGGCACTGAGGCCGCGCACGCTCAGTAAACCCTTCCCATTTGAAACGGCACCTCAACTCGCCCTAATCGTTCAGCTAAAATTCAACCCGTTATCCGCTGAGCCAAAGGCGGCCCCTGCAGGCCGCCTTTTTCATTTGAAGCGAACGCCGTGCCGCATTTCCAGCTACGTCCCAAATCTTTTCTGCACGCTTTCTTTGCTTCCGAAGCGCTGGGCGGCTACCTCCTCATGCTGGCGGCGCTGCTGGCGCTGGGGGTGGCCAACTCGGCCTGGGCCGGAAGTTATTTTTCCTGGCTGAGCACCAAACTGGGTGTGCACGTCGGGCCGGTCATGCTGCGCGAGACGGTGCAACACTGGATCAACGACGGCCTGATGGCGGTTTTCTTTCTGCTGGTGGGCCTGGAGATCAAACGCGAGGTGCTCGACGGCCAACTCCGCGGGGCCGCGCGCATCGTCCTGCCTGGCGTGGCCGCCGCCGGGGGCATGCTGGTCCCCGCGCTCATCTATCTGGCCGTCAACGCGGCCAATCCGCAGGGGCTGCGCGGGTGGGCGATACCCGCGGCTACCGACATCGCGTTTGCGCTTGGCATCCTGGCCCTGCTGGGCAGCCGTGTACCGACCTCGCTCAAAGTCTTCCTGACGGCGCTGGCCATCCTGGACGACCTGGGAGCCATCCTCATCATTGCCTTCTTCTACACCGCCCAGCTCAACGCCTTCGCGCTGGCAATGGCAGGCTCCCTGGTACTGTGTCTGATCATTCTCAATCGACTGGGCGTCCTGGCGCTCGTTCCCTATCTCGCGCTGGGCGTGCTGCTGTGGTTTTTCGTCCTGAAATCCGGGGTACACGCCACACTGGCAGGCGTGGCGCTGGCGCTGACCATCCCCTTGCGCCGCCACGGAGCCCCCTCCCCGCTGCATAAGCTTGAACACCGCCTGCATCATCCCGTCGCGCTGCTCATCGTTCCCATCTTCGGGTTTGCCAATGCAGGCGTATCCTTCCAGGGGCTGGGGCTCGACGCCCTGACCGCGCCCGTACCGCTGGGCATCGCGGCAGGGCTGTTCCTGGGCAAGCAATTAGGGGTCTTCGGGTTTTCCTGGCTGGCCATCCGACTGGGCATTGCCAGCCTGCCGCGCCAGGCCAACTATCGGCAACTCTACGGGGTGGCCCTGCTGTGCGGCATCGGCTTTACCATGAGCCTGTTCATCGGTGCATTGGCTTTTGACAGCCAGGTCACGATAGACGCGACAAAGCTTGGCGTGCTGACAGGCACGCTGTGCTCGGCGATTGCGGGCTATCTGCTGCTGCGGTCAAACAGCCCCAGCGCGTCAGGCCAGCCCCGCCATTAAGCGGCGCGCGGCTGCGCGGGCCTCGACCATGCTATTGACGACCACAAACGGGAAATCAAACGCCCGCGTCATTTTTTCAGCCTGCTTGCACGCGCGCTCGTAGCCCGAGATATCCGGTTTGACCGCGATATATCCACGGCTGGCCTGCCGAATCCTGGGCATATTTTCAGTCTGCCACTGCACCATCTTCTTGCGGTCGTCGTGAGAGATCGGCGTGCCCAGGTCCTGCGTCACGAGCACGAAGGGCTCGGGGCTCGACACCAGTTGCTCCATCTCCTTGATCCATATCTGCGCATAGCCGGCAGGCGCGCCGAAATGCCTTGTCAGCACCAACGGAAACTGCGAAAGATCATGGTATTGAAAAAGATCGGGATTCATTCGAATACACCTTTGATTACCTTGCGGCACTGCGTGCAGCGGCCATAGAGGGCGAGGCTGTAGCTTTGCAGTGCAAAGCCATGGCGTTGCGCAATGCGTCTGGCCTGATCGGCAATCGTCGCGTTGCTGACTTCGGCCACCGTGCCGCATCCCGTACACACCAGATGATCATGCTGGCCTTTGGCAGCGAGTTCGAAAACGCTGGTCTGTGCATCGAACTGATTCCGCGCCAGCAAGCCCGCATGCGCCAACTGGCCCAACACCCGATACACCGTGGCCAATCCGATATCGACCTGCTCGCCCAGCAATTGCCGATACACGTCCGCGGCACTCATATGACGCTCCGGATACCGCTGAAACATATCCAGAATCTTCAGGCGCGGATACGTCGCCTTCATGCCCGTACGATGCAGTGGTGTCTGGTCCATCTGATTCTCCCGCGAAAGCCAAGACAATGAGAATGATGTACATTTTCATCAACGAGCACTAACGAAAAGCCGTCAACAACTTGCGCAAAACCGCCAACCTGCCGTTGCCCTCCGATCCCCGCTGATTGCTCGAGTCCCACCATGTCCTGAGCGAACGTCAGCCCCAAGGCATGGAGGTGCTGCCACACATCCCATATCGATGGGATGTTTCTACTGGTGCAGGAAGGCCAGATGGTGATGCACAGCGGTGGCGCATTCAGCTCGATGACGCCCGGCCAACTGGCCTGGATACCACCAGGCATGCAGTTGCAGGCACGCTGGTTCGGACGCGCGCGCGGCACCGCCATGTTCGTGCGCGCCCATGCCTGCGCCACCCTGCCATCGACCTCGTGCAGTTGGCGGGCCACGCCCCTGGTCGAGGCGCTATATCTGCGCCTGACACAGGGCACCGCCCTGGCCAACAGCCGTGCGCACCGCCTCTTCGACGTCATGACCGCCGAATTGGCGCTGGTCGACGCCGAAGGGCTCTCGCTGCCTCTCCCACATGACGAACGCCTGCTGGCCCTGGCCTATGCGCTGCTGGCCGCTCCCGACGATGGGCGAGGCATCGATGCCTGGGCCCGCGAGTGCAACATGTCAGAGCGCACGCTCATGCGCCGGTTCCGAGCCGAAACCGGCGTGACACTGGGCCAATGGCGCGTGCAGGCCAGAATGTTGCGCGCGCTGGAGTTGCTTTCCCAGGGGGAAGCCGTCACGCAGGTGGCTCTGGCCGTGGGCTACGAAAGCACCAGCGCTTTCATTGGCATTTTTCGCGAGCAATTCGGCGTTACCCCCAGCCGTTATGGGGCCAACGCCTGATGCAAAGAACGCCGGGCATGGCTATGCTCTCGCTCCACACTCCAAGGAGAGCATCATCGCTATAGGCATTCTGGCCGCGCTGGCCGACGAAATCCGCGATCTCATCGACGCCATGGCCCCCGGCGCCCAAGTGCATCGCATCGGTATGCGCGACTACCACCAAGGTGTACTGCACGGCCACGAATGCGTCATTGCGCTCACCCGCGTGGGCAAGGTGGCGGCGGCGGCCACTACGGCGACCTTGCTGCAACGCTTCAGGATCGGCCAAGTCATTTTCACCGGGGTGGCCGGCGGGATTCATTCAGGGGTCCGCGTGGGCGATGTCGTCATCGGTGCCCAGGCACTGCAGCACGACATGGACGCACGCCCGCTCTTTCCCCGCTACGAGGTGCCCTTGCTGGGCGTGACGCGCTTGCACGCCGACGGCCAGCTCAGTCGCCGACTGGCCGAGTGCGCCGAACACTTCGTGCAAGGACGCGGCAGCCGCGTGCATTGCGGCCTGGTCGCCACCGGCGATCGTTTCGTCGGCGATGCTGTCACCGGCGCCGACCTGCGAGCCAGTTTGCCGGACGCCCTCTGCGTGGAGATGGAGGGTGCGGCCGTGGCCCAGGTCTGCCATGAGTTCGGCGTTCCCTGGGCGCTGCTGCGTACCATCTCCGACCATGCGGACTCGCAAGCGGACATCGATTTCCTGCAGTTTCTGCGCGACGTCGCCAGCGTCTATTCGGCCGGCATCCTGCGCCGCTATCTGCAAACCTGGCCGCTGGCGGCCTGAGGCTTGTGCAACAATCGCCGTCATGGCTATCGACAATCGCTTGCTTGCCCACACTCTGGCCGCCCAGGTGGCCGATCTGCCCACCGAGTGGACCCGGGCCCTGGCTCCGCCCCGCGTCGCGCTGGCGCTGGAGAACATCATCGGGCATGTGGAGTCACGGCTGGCAGAAGGCGCCACCGTCTATCCCGCCACCCCACTGCGTGCTTTGGGCTGCCTGCAGCCATCGGCGGTGCGCGTGGTGATACTGGGCCAGGACCCTTATCATGGCCCGGGCCAGGCGCAGGGTCTGGCCTTCTCGGTGCCCGATGACTGCAAATGCCCGCCCAGCCTGCGCAATATGTTCAAGGAAATCGGGCGCGACTATGCCCTGTCCGGCACTCCAGGCCATGATCTGAGTCCCTGGGTCGAGCAGGGAGTGTTGCTTTTAAACACGTCGTTGACCGTCGAGGACGGCCAACCCGGATCGCACGCGAAAAAGGGCTGGGAAACGGTGACCGACGCCCTCTTTACTCGCGTGGCGCAGGATCCGGTTCCCAAGGCCTTTCTCCTATGGGGCGCCCATGCCCAGGCCAAGGCGGCGTTGATGCCCCCAGGCCACCCCCATCTGGTGCTCACGGCCAATCACCCTTCGCCCTTGTCGGCGACGCGACCGCCCGCGCCGTTCATCGGTTGCGGACACTTCCGCCTGACCAACGAATGGCTGGAAAAACACGGTCAAACCCTGATTGACTGGACCCGAACTTTCAAAAAAAACCCCCGCCAGGCGGAATTTCGGTTATGATCGCCGCACTGCACCAATAGATTCGGCATTTTTCCTCGCCTTTAGGCGCTATGCAGTCGATGCCCGTAACGGGCCCCATGCCGAACTTCATCGATTCCTGACCTCTTTCCTTTCGCCCCGCAGGCCCTTCTTGGTTGCTTGCACTACGCGCACGGTTGATTCGGTCGGCACGATGCTTCCATCAACCGTTGCCTGGTCCCGGGGCTGATTAATGCTGCCCGCCGCCCATGCATCTGCGCCGTCCTGTGCGGCAAGGAAAAGTTATGTCTTTTGAAGACTTGGGCCTGGCGCCCAGCATTCTCTCCGCCCTGCAAACTGCTGGTTTTACCGAGCCCACTCCTGTGCAGGCCGCCGCGATTCCGCGCGCCCTCGCCGGTGCCGATCTCATGGTGTCCTCGCAGACTGGCAGTGGCAAAACCGCCGCTTTCATGCTGCCTGCCCTGAACCGCGTTGCCGACATGTCGCCCAACAAAGGCGTGGGCGTGCAAATCCTGGTGTTGACCCCAACCCGCGAACTGGCTCTGCAAGTGGCTGACGCAACGGCTGCCTATGGCGCCAACCTGCCTGGCCTGCGCGCGACCACCGTCGTCGGCGGCGTGCCTTACGGCGCCCAGCTCAAGGCGCTGTCGCGTCGTGTCGACGTGCTCGTGGCCACGCCCGGCCGCCTGATCGATCACCTCAAGGCTGGCCGCGTCAAGCTCAACACCGTGCACACCCTGGTGCTGGACGAAGCCGACCGCATGCTGGACATGAGTTTCATCGAAGATATCGAGACCATCATTGAGCGCCTGCCGGAAAGCCGTCAGACGCTGTTGTTCTCGGCCACCCTGGACGGCAGCGTTGCTCGCCTGGCCGAAAAAATGATGCGCTCGCCCGAGCGTATCGAAATCTCGGGCCATCGCGACAAGCACGCCAACATCACGCAAAGCTTGTTGTACGCCGACGATTCCTCGCACAAATTGCGCCTGCTGGATCACCTGCTGCGCGACACGCGCCTGGATCAGGCCATCGTCTTTACCTCCACCAAGCGCGGTGCCGATGAACTGGCCGATCGCTTGGCCGAACAAGGTTTTGCCGCCGCAGCTTTGCATGGCGACATGAACCAGCGCCAGCGCACCCGCACTCTGACCCAGCTGCAACGTGGCCAGGTACGCGTGCTGGTGGCTACCGACGTCGCCGCTCGCGGCATCGACGTCCAAGGCATCAGCCACGCCGTGAACTTCGACCTGCCGCTGCAGGCCGAAGACTACGTGCACCGTATCGGCCGTACCGGCCGCGCCGGACGCGACGGCCTGGCCTACACCCTGGCCGTGCACTCCGAGCGCCACAAGGTTCGCCGTATCGAGCATTACATCGGTCAGACCATTGCACCCGAGACCATCGCTGGTCTGGAACCCCAACGCACGGCCCGCCCCAGCAGCGGCGGCCCGCGTTTTGGTGGCAACAAGCGCCCTGGCGAGCGCCGCTTCGGCGATCGTCCGCAAGGAGACCGTCCGCAGGGCGACCGCCCCCAACGCGACTTCGGTGATCGCCCCCAGCGCAGCTTCGGCGACCGTCCCCAGCGCGACTTCGGTGATCGTCCCCAGCGCAGCTTCGGCGACCACCCCCAGCGTGACTTCGGTGATCGTCCCCAGCGCAGCTTCGGCGACCGCCCCCAGCGCGACTTCGGTGACCGTCCTCAGCGCAGCTTCGGCGACCGCCCCCAGCGTGACGCCGGTGACCGTCCCCAGCGCAGCTTCGGCGACCGTCCCCAGCGTGACTTCGGCGATCGTCCCCAGCGCAGCTTCGGCGACCGCCCCCAGCGCGACGCCGGTGATCGTCCCCAGCGCAGCTTCGGCGACCGCCCCCAGCGCAGCTTTGACAAC comes from Bordetella holmesii ATCC 51541 and encodes:
- a CDS encoding helix-turn-helix family protein; amino-acid sequence: MNTHKHARLTFLRRLEMVQQLIAHQVCVPEAARAYGVTAPTVRKWLGRFLAQGQAGLADASSRPTVSPRAIAPAKALAIVELRRKRLTQARIAQALGVSASTVSRVLARAGLSHLADLEPAEPVVRYEHQAPGDLLHIDIKKLGRIQRPGHRVTGNRRDTVEGAGWDFVFVAIDDHARVAFTDIHPDERFPSAVQFLKDAVAYYQRLGVTIQRLLTDNGSAFRSRAFAALCHELGIKHRFTRPYRPQTNGKAERFIQSALREWAYAHTYQNSQHRADAMKSWLHHYNWHRPHQGIGRAVPISRLNLDEYNLLTVHS
- a CDS encoding acetyltransferase family protein; protein product: MTALDIRPVSEADFDVWLPLWKGYQAFYNVTIDDAVTRLTWERFLDAGQPMHAALAYLQGRAVGMVHWIYHRSTWTAGDYVYLQDLFVAQDVRGTGAGRALIEHVYRDAEAHNAARVYWLTHETNHTAIQLYDRIADRPGFIQYRKVMA
- a CDS encoding HIT domain protein — protein: MSARDPQCPLCQSTGGELLWQGQHLRIIDAQEADYPGFTRVVWNAHLPEMTSLSTHGRDLIMRAVYAIEQAQRDTLHPDKVNLAALGNMVPHLHWHVIPRWHEDRHFPSPIWAPPRFAAGQEPAEFFTRQQDLQARLHRYRDRVTEVMNALLWH
- the nhaA gene encoding na+/H+ antiporter NhaA: MPHFQLRPKSFLHAFFASEALGGYLLMLAALLALGVANSAWAGSYFSWLSTKLGVHVGPVMLRETVQHWINDGLMAVFFLLVGLEIKREVLDGQLRGAARIVLPGVAAAGGMLVPALIYLAVNAANPQGLRGWAIPAATDIAFALGILALLGSRVPTSLKVFLTALAILDDLGAILIIAFFYTAQLNAFALAMAGSLVLCLIILNRLGVLALVPYLALGVLLWFFVLKSGVHATLAGVALALTIPLRRHGAPSPLHKLEHRLHHPVALLIVPIFGFANAGVSFQGLGLDALTAPVPLGIAAGLFLGKQLGVFGFSWLAIRLGIASLPRQANYRQLYGVALLCGIGFTMSLFIGALAFDSQVTIDATKLGVLTGTLCSAIAGYLLLRSNSPSASGQPRH
- a CDS encoding ferric uptake regulator family protein, which gives rise to MDQTPLHRTGMKATYPRLKILDMFQRYPERHMSAADVYRQLLGEQVDIGLATVYRVLGQLAHAGLLARNQFDAQTSVFELAAKGQHDHLVCTGCGTVAEVSNATIADQARRIAQRHGFALQSYSLALYGRCTQCRKVIKGVFE
- a CDS encoding bacterial regulatory helix-turn-helix s, AraC family protein — protein: MFLLVQEGQMVMHSGGAFSSMTPGQLAWIPPGMQLQARWFGRARGTAMFVRAHACATLPSTSCSWRATPLVEALYLRLTQGTALANSRAHRLFDVMTAELALVDAEGLSLPLPHDERLLALAYALLAAPDDGRGIDAWARECNMSERTLMRRFRAETGVTLGQWRVQARMLRALELLSQGEAVTQVALAVGYESTSAFIGIFREQFGVTPSRYGANA
- the mtnN gene encoding MTA/SAH nucleosidase; its protein translation is MGPTPDAKNAGHGYALAPHSKESIIAIGILAALADEIRDLIDAMAPGAQVHRIGMRDYHQGVLHGHECVIALTRVGKVAAAATTATLLQRFRIGQVIFTGVAGGIHSGVRVGDVVIGAQALQHDMDARPLFPRYEVPLLGVTRLHADGQLSRRLAECAEHFVQGRGSRVHCGLVATGDRFVGDAVTGADLRASLPDALCVEMEGAAVAQVCHEFGVPWALLRTISDHADSQADIDFLQFLRDVASVYSAGILRRYLQTWPLAA
- the ung gene encoding uracil-DNA glycosylase, yielding MAIDNRLLAHTLAAQVADLPTEWTRALAPPRVALALENIIGHVESRLAEGATVYPATPLRALGCLQPSAVRVVILGQDPYHGPGQAQGLAFSVPDDCKCPPSLRNMFKEIGRDYALSGTPGHDLSPWVEQGVLLLNTSLTVEDGQPGSHAKKGWETVTDALFTRVAQDPVPKAFLLWGAHAQAKAALMPPGHPHLVLTANHPSPLSATRPPAPFIGCGHFRLTNEWLEKHGQTLIDWTRTFKKNPRQAEFRL
- a CDS encoding helicase conserved C-terminal domain protein; the protein is MSFEDLGLAPSILSALQTAGFTEPTPVQAAAIPRALAGADLMVSSQTGSGKTAAFMLPALNRVADMSPNKGVGVQILVLTPTRELALQVADATAAYGANLPGLRATTVVGGVPYGAQLKALSRRVDVLVATPGRLIDHLKAGRVKLNTVHTLVLDEADRMLDMSFIEDIETIIERLPESRQTLLFSATLDGSVARLAEKMMRSPERIEISGHRDKHANITQSLLYADDSSHKLRLLDHLLRDTRLDQAIVFTSTKRGADELADRLAEQGFAAAALHGDMNQRQRTRTLTQLQRGQVRVLVATDVAARGIDVQGISHAVNFDLPLQAEDYVHRIGRTGRAGRDGLAYTLAVHSERHKVRRIEHYIGQTIAPETIAGLEPQRTARPSSGGPRFGGNKRPGERRFGDRPQGDRPQGDRPQRDFGDRPQRSFGDRPQRDFGDRPQRSFGDHPQRDFGDRPQRSFGDRPQRDFGDRPQRSFGDRPQRDAGDRPQRSFGDRPQRDFGDRPQRSFGDRPQRDAGDRPQRSFGDRPQRSFDNKGAAAGKRFSKPAGDRRG